From a single Thermothielavioides terrestris NRRL 8126 chromosome 1, complete sequence genomic region:
- a CDS encoding glycosyltransferase family 32 protein (CAZy_ID 269883) gives MRIRLRRVPLRRAPVLWAVALLTVLAFSISRLSASVHIFFRHAGIALTQPQIAAAHHDKNSVQHVPKIIHHIFHNWREPGNDALPPHWAETRKHCMELNPDFEFKLWTDNNSREFIETEYAWFLRTYDGYRYPVQRVDALKYFLMLHYGGIYLDLDNTCKVSLTPLLYYPAWVTDGARGALSNNILAARPHHPFWQLVTVSLARYDWKWPLPYVSVMYASGQWFLTAIWEQYHALLPRPAPGAGQDQNQNQDPARPQPHEHRLYRVLMDGRPGADEWVFFGWDGSGGTWNNWDNRLFWSIGQYPLLYLAGLLGVTVLLAWLVVRCVRRYQNGYSLLPSARPVSDAA, from the exons ATGCGCATCCGGCTCCGGAGAGTGCCCCTCAGGAGAGCGCCCGTCCTGTGGGCGGTTGCGCTGCTGACCGTCCTCGCTTTCTCCATCTCGCGCTTGTCGGCCTCCGTGCACATCTTCTTCCGCCATGCCGGCATTGCCCTCACCCAGCCCCAGATCGCTGCGGCGCATCACGACAAGAACAGCGTCCAGCACGTTCCCAAGATCATCCACCACATCTTCCACAACTGGCGCGAGCCCGGGAACGACGCGCTGCCTCCCCACTGGGCCGAGACGCGGAAGCACTGTATGGAACTGAACCCGGACTTCGAGTTCAAG CTCTGGACAGATAACAATTCACGCGAGTTCATTGAGACCGAGTACGCCTGGTTCCTGCGGACATACGATGGCTATCGATATCCCGTGCAGCGGGTCGACGCGCTGAAGTACTTCCTGATGCTGCATTACGGGGGCATCTACCTCGACCTGGACAAC ACCTGCAAAGTCTCTCTGACGCCGCTGCTGTACTACCCCGCCTGGGTCACCGacggcgcccgcggcgcgctGAGCAACAACATCCTGGCCGCGCGCCCGCACCATCCCTTCTGGCAGCTCGTGACCGTCTCTCTGGCGCGCTACGACTGGAAGTGGCCGCTGCCGTACGTCTCCGTCATGTACGCCAGCGGCCAGTGGTTCCTGACGGCCATCTGGGAGCAGTACCACGCGCTGCTGCCCCGGCCGGCCCCGGGTGCGGGCCAGGACCAGAACCAGAACCAGGacccggcgcggccgcagccCCACGAGCACCGCCTGTACCGCGTCCTGATGGACggccgccccggcgccgacgagtGGGTCTTCTTCGGCTgggacggcagcggcggcacctGGAACAACTGGGACAACCGCCTGTTCTGGTCCATCGGCCAGTACCCGCTCCTGTACCTGGCGGGACTGCTCGGCGTCACCGTCCTGCTGGCCTGGCTGGTCGTGCGGTGCGTGCGCAGGTACCAGAACGGCTACTCGCTGCTTCCAAGCGCGCGCCCCGTAAGTGACGCAGCCTAG